GATCGACCGGCGGCGGAAACTCCTCCGGCACCAGCCCGTCGGCCGGGCGCTCCAGTGAGTCGAACACCTCCGGGGGACTCGACGACACGGCGGATGGCCACGAGGGCGGCAACGGCTGACGCCCCCGCCGCGGTGGAATGAAAACGGGAGGCCCGGTGATCCGGGCCTCCCGTTTTCGATCCTGCGCCGTCGATCGTCAGCCGTCGAAGCGGCGCAGGACGAGCGTGGTGTTCGCCCCACCGAAGCCGAACGAGTTGCTGAGAACCACGTCCAGCGCCTGCTCGCGCGCGGTGTCGGGAACGTAGTCCAGGTCGCACTCCGGGTCCGGCGTGCGCAGGTTGATGGTCGGCGGGATGATGCCGTCGCGGATGGCCATCGCGCAGACGCCCGCCTCGATGGACGCGCTGCCGCCCAGCGCATGGCCGATCATCGACTTGGTGGAAGACACAGGCACTCGGTCGGCATGGGCGCCCAGCACGGAGCGGATGGCGCGCGTCTCGGCCGCGTCGCCCACCGGCGTGGACGTGCCGTGGGCATTGATGTACGACACCTCTTCCGGGGCCAGGCCGGCGCTGCGCAGGGCGGCCTTCATGGCCCGCGCCGCGCCCGCCCCGTCCTCTGGCGGCGCGGTGATGTGGAACGCGTCGGCGCTCATGCCGAACCCGATGATCTCGGCCAGGATGGGCGCGCCGCGCTCGCGGGCGCTTTCCAGTTCCTCCAGCACCAGCACCCCGCCGCCCTCGCCGTGCACGAAGCCGCTGCGCGTGGCGTCGAACGGGCGCGACGCGGTTTCCGGCGTCTCGTACTGGGTGGCGAGGGCGCGCGCCGCGGCAAAGCCGGCGAAGGAGATGGGCGTCAGGCAGGCCTCGGTGCCGCCGGCCAGCATCATCCGGGCGTCACCGCGCTGGATGGCGTGGAACGCCTCGCCGATCGCGTGGTTGCTGCTGGCGCAGGCAGAGACGGGGGCGTAGCTGGGCCCCTGCGCGCCGGTGCGGATGGCGATCTGCCCGGCGGCCAGGTTGATGATGCTGGCGGGGATGAAGAACGGCGAAACGCGGTTCATCCCCTTTTCGCGCATGGTCTCGGAGGTCTCCATGATGGAGATCAGCCCGCCCATGCCGGAACCGACGATGGTGCCCGTCTCTTCCGGATTCGGCACGGGCCCGAGCCCGCCCAAGCCCGCGTTGACCATGGCGTCGTGCGCGGCAACGAGGGCGTACTGGATGAACCAATCCATCCGCCGGGCGTCCTTGCGGTCGATCACCGGATCGGCGCTGAAGTTCTTCACCTCGCCGGCGATGGCGATCTCCGGGGCCAAGCCGGGAAGCTGGCACCGGGTGAGCGGGCCGACGCCGGAACGGCCGGCCCTGACGCCCTCCCACGTGTCGGCGGCGTTGTTGCCCAGCGCGGTGACCATCCCCACGCCCGTGATGACGACCCTGCGGTTCTCCACCGGCATATGTTTCCAACGGGTGCTCGATTGTCAGGCACAGGCGGCACGGCCATCGTGCGCGCCCCGGGTTTTACTCGGCCTTCAGCAGCCCGCGCCGGAGTGCGAAGCGAACGAGCTCGCTGCGGTGGTGAAGGTCCAGCTTCTCCATGATCCGCGCGCGGTAGGTGTCTACCGTCTTGGGGCTGATGAACAGCTTCTTGCCGATCTCGCTGCTGCTGAAGCCCTCGACGGTGAACCCCAGCACCTCGCGCTCGCGCTCCGTCAGCTTTCCGAGCGGATCCTCTTCGCCCGGCTCGGCCTTTTGCTTCAGGCCGCGCAGCAGGAGCTTGGCGCCACTGGGATACAGGAACACGTCGCCGGCGGCCACGGTGCGGATGGCCTCGATCAGCTCCTCGTCGGCGCTGCTCTTGGTGACGTAGCCGCTTCCCCCCGCCTCCAGCACAGGGAGCAGGTGCTCTTCTTCGCCGTGCATCGTCAGCACCAGCACGCGGGCGGTGGTGCCCAGCGCGGCGATTTGCCTCACGGCCTCCAGCCCGCCCATGCCGGGCATCGACAGGTCCATCACCACCACGTCGGGGCAGGTCTGCGGCACCTTCATCACCGCTTCCTCGCCCGTGCCCGCCTCGCCCACCACCACGAACCCGGGCTCCGCCTCCAGCAGCGCGCGCAGGCCGGAGCGCAGCATCGCGTGGTCGTCCACCAGGAGAATGCGGATTTGTGGAGGCATGCGCCGTCCGGGCTTGGGATTCAGGGGAGGAAAACAGGACCGCCGCGGGGCCGGAATCTGGCCCGCGGCGGGTGCGAAAGCAAGCGCAGTCGACGGATCAGAGTCGCGTGGACAGCCACTCCGGCGTCCACCGGGCCAGCTGCGCGGTGAGCAGGGTGAACTGGCCCGTGAGCATCAGCACGCCAAGAACGAGCAGCATGGCGCCGCTGATGCGGTTGATCCACGGAAGCCATCCCCGCATCCGCCGGAACGCCGACAGGAAGCGCTGGATGAGCAGCGTGCTCAGCAGAAAGGGAATCGCCAGGCCGGCGGAGTAGACGGCGAGAAGGCCCATCCCCTCGCCCATGCTGCTGCGCGTGGCCGCGAGCGTCAGGATACCGCCCAGCACCGGCCCGATGCACGGGGTCCAGCCCGCGCCGAAGGTGACGCCGACGAGAACGGTGCCCAGGTACCCGGCGGGCTTGTCGGCCAGGTGCATGCGCCACTCGCGGCCGGCGCCGGGAAGGCGAAGGATGCCCAGCAGGTACGCGCCGAACAGGATCAGCATCACGCCGCCGATGCGCTCCAGCCAGGTGGTGGCGTAGCGCATCATCCCGCCCAGAAAGGTGGCGGACGCGCCCAGGAGCATGAAGACGGCGGTGAACCCCGCCACGAACAGCAGCCCGTGCACCAGCGCCGTGCGCCGCGCGCGCAGCTCGTGGTCGGCCAGCTCGTCCAGGCTCATCCCCGTGATGAACGTGGCGTAGCTGGGCACCAGCGGCAGCACGCAGGGCGAAAGAAAGCTGAGCAGCCCTGCCGAAAAGGCGACGAACAGGCCCAGGGACTGGGATTCCATGCGGCGGAGCGGTGGATGTCGGGGCGCAAGGCAACGCGAACGGACACAAGAAGATGCCCACATCGCGCGCATCTGGCAATCCGGCGCCCTTGCCGGGCCTGACGGGCGATGGTCGATTGGCGTGTGAAGCAGACGACGACAGACGAGGATTGCCGATGGAAGCGGAGAGCGGCGCACAGCCGTTCATCCTGCGGACCCACC
This portion of the Longimicrobium sp. genome encodes:
- the fabF gene encoding beta-ketoacyl-ACP synthase II, which translates into the protein MENRRVVITGVGMVTALGNNAADTWEGVRAGRSGVGPLTRCQLPGLAPEIAIAGEVKNFSADPVIDRKDARRMDWFIQYALVAAHDAMVNAGLGGLGPVPNPEETGTIVGSGMGGLISIMETSETMREKGMNRVSPFFIPASIINLAAGQIAIRTGAQGPSYAPVSACASSNHAIGEAFHAIQRGDARMMLAGGTEACLTPISFAGFAAARALATQYETPETASRPFDATRSGFVHGEGGGVLVLEELESARERGAPILAEIIGFGMSADAFHITAPPEDGAGAARAMKAALRSAGLAPEEVSYINAHGTSTPVGDAAETRAIRSVLGAHADRVPVSSTKSMIGHALGGSASIEAGVCAMAIRDGIIPPTINLRTPDPECDLDYVPDTAREQALDVVLSNSFGFGGANTTLVLRRFDG
- a CDS encoding response regulator transcription factor; protein product: MPPQIRILLVDDHAMLRSGLRALLEAEPGFVVVGEAGTGEEAVMKVPQTCPDVVVMDLSMPGMGGLEAVRQIAALGTTARVLVLTMHGEEEHLLPVLEAGGSGYVTKSSADEELIEAIRTVAAGDVFLYPSGAKLLLRGLKQKAEPGEEDPLGKLTEREREVLGFTVEGFSSSEIGKKLFISPKTVDTYRARIMEKLDLHHRSELVRFALRRGLLKAE
- a CDS encoding cytochrome c biogenesis CcdA family protein yields the protein MESQSLGLFVAFSAGLLSFLSPCVLPLVPSYATFITGMSLDELADHELRARRTALVHGLLFVAGFTAVFMLLGASATFLGGMMRYATTWLERIGGVMLILFGAYLLGILRLPGAGREWRMHLADKPAGYLGTVLVGVTFGAGWTPCIGPVLGGILTLAATRSSMGEGMGLLAVYSAGLAIPFLLSTLLIQRFLSAFRRMRGWLPWINRISGAMLLVLGVLMLTGQFTLLTAQLARWTPEWLSTRL